AAGAACATTTACACCAAGCTGGCCTGGGCCGCCATGTTCCCGTACGTATTAGTACACTGACTGTCACATGTGACTAACAATTATCTCTGTTTATCACCATTTCATCTATAGTTTGGCGTTTCAGTGTTGAAAAACTAGAATTTCATGTCACATTTGACTTTATACCATGTAGTGGTCTGAACCTTTACTGTTTAATTTGTCAGTTCATTGGTTACTTTGTCGTCGTCCCCCCACAGACACCTGAACGACTCCGACATGAGCAACACCTCCTTCTGGCTGAGAGTGACGCCAGGCGCAGCAGTAGTCACAGTCCTAGGCTTCACCATCTACAGAGCTTTCGCCCGACAGAAATAACTGGGTTCCTGACTGGAGCCCCCCTTTTTCCCTCAACCCCAATCTCCAGATCAGCCTTCAAAACCAACACTCCAGACCAACCGACTAAACAAACTAGCCGTCAAGACAAACTAGCCATCTAGACCTGAAAGACAAAACTCATCCAATTTACTCGTACACCAACCTCTCCTCATCTTTATTCTGCTATTCCCGACTACTCCAGATAGTCAGGTCCTCTTCACTGGCTAGTTACACTAGTCAAAATAGAGGTTTGTGACCATTTCTTTCGCCCTCTTCTGACCTCCTACCTTGCTTGCTCTGCCTTATGGTGTCAAATCCCGGGCTAAGGCGGTACACTccctgtgctcaatgcaatgatTCCCCCAAGAGCTGCTACAAATATATGGGTGCTTTATCAAATCAGGATATGCAAAATACAAGGAAGTTACAACATTTCAAACCCGAGACATTTCCACATGCATCCACAAGGTGTTCAGGAGGAAAATGCAtagatatattttatttttaatatgcAGTATTTCCTAAGGAAAAGAAAATAACTCCAAAATGAGATGGGAATTTTGAAAAACATATCAAACTTCAGAAAGACTGGTGTTGTTTACAAAACCAAAGAGCAACATGGCAAATTCATACAGTTCATATCACGAACCTGGGGGGAGTGACGACAGAGGGTCCGAATGCATCTGTCAAGCAACCCCAAACCTTAAAGCACCAGCTATGGAGGAACATGCTGCAAGGACATAACCGAGCAACAGACACTTTAGCTCAATACTGGGAAGTTGCTGGAAGTCCCAAAAGGAGCCCAGCGAAACTTGTCTTCCCACTGAACAAGCCACTGAGATAGACTTTCAGACCTGATTTGCCTAATTCAAAAGCCtccatgttacagacagtggCGGTAAAATACATGCTATCACTCCTTTAGGTTCTGCTATACTAGGGTTGTGGGTGAAACAAACAAAATCAATTTATTAATTTacaggttgttgtttttttgtgagGTTTGTTCTCTGATAGCACCAGTGGTGGTAGCACCAAGCAATGTCTTGTTGTGCATGAAGAGAAGTGATTATATTGTATCAGATTGATGAAAAAGACATCCTAAATCAGTAGTGTTAAAACATCCAAATTATTTTGCTGTCATTCTTATTTCATGATATTAAATCTAAATCCTGCCCCTTGCAAATGAACACTCCAAATGATCATTCAAAGCAAAATGTCTGCCTCGTCTTATCTTTTACGTGCATTCAACACAAATTGGAATTTAGGCCCCAAATTGTATTTCTGCTAAATCAGCCAtgaattgagtgtgtgtgtgtgtgtgtgtgtgtgtgtgtgtgtgtgtgtgtgtgtgtgtgtgtgtgtgtgtgtgtgtgtgtgtgtgtgtgtgtgtgtgtgtgtgtgtgtgtgtgtgtgtgtgtgtgtgtgtgtgtgtgtgtgtgtgtgtgtgtgtgtgcacgtgttcaTTTGCATGCGTGCATAAATTAATGTGTGTCAAGATTTTGATTGTATGACTTAATTTGCCATTTTTTTTccaacaaaaaaagaaagaaaaattgGGATTGTTGATCCTTTTGCCAAACATGTATCCATGACTGTCATATTGGGGAtatttgtgtgtgttggtgtgtgtgcacACACTGGTGCTTTGTGTTCAATGTGTGCTAAATTATCAAATAGATTGTGTGCAAAACGCTACACAATTGTACAAGTTTGACATAAAGATGTTAGATGATCTGGCCTAACATAATGGTTATGCTTTCTTGTAAGGATACGGAATGTATCACAGAACTCATTTTTGATAAGTTCTGAAAGGCCCTCTActtattattacattttttgtGCTCTTTTGTACTTGAGCATTCAGCGTCACCTGGATTTAATTAGGGCACTTTGCAGGTATACTATACCGGCATTTCACTATATTGTGACCAAAAAATATTTAACAAAGTGACGAACACAAAACTTTTAAAACATATTTTATGGTTCAAATGGACTTCTGTCTTGACTCCAGTGCATGTTTGACAGTTTGGACCGCTGAATGCAAAATAGCTGTTGCTATAGGTGACAAATGGAACTCATAGGCTCGGTCAACTCTTACCTGTCACCAACCAAGAGTGCTTCCCTTTTTTACAAGCAGTAAGTGGAATAACTGAAATATTGATGTTCAAAGTTAAGAAGTAATAGAAAATAAATGTTTCTGTGAATTTTCACCGGCTTACCCGTGTTTTACCAAAGTGGTTCAGACTTTCTATTTACACCTACACAGCCCAGCTCCAGTGTCTAACTAGGCCCATGACCTCAGTGGACCTGATCTGACTTGGGGCCAAGGCCAGGTCACTGGTAGTTTTcagatgttatttacaaaaaaaatggcCATATGTTAACATGGGTTAACATCTTCTCACAAAGCAACTGTCTTGATGATGCAGCGGATGTTGATTCTGCTTGCCCCAGGGCTTTAGTGTCACATTCCTGATGGAAACGCCATTTCCTGAAAAATGACACTaaagctgacattaacataatcTCTGTCGACTCGACTAACTAGTGTGGGGTGAGACTCAGTTGGAAATGCCCATTGGACTACTTTGAAGAAAAGGACATTTGTATATTCCTGTCCTTTTAAGGTTTCTAACTGCTGCCCTGTAAACCGCTTCAACAACATGGTGGGAAAGAAAATACAGAGTGCAACCAGGAGATGGAGGTATCGAGTTTGAGTTAACTTCAGGAAGGAACATTTGTTTTCTTCAGGGgtggcttcctctccttttcCAATTCTCATCTGCACTGTATAGTAGGACAGAAAACAAGCTGAAAACAAATGCTCAACAAAGAATGTTGCTTCACCTATTGCTCAGAGCTATGTCCAGTCATCAGTATAGAGAAAAATGACTGAGCTCCTCAGTTCCTGGCCTTTAGATAGGGTCCTTGGGCTTGTTTCAGGATTTAGAAAATGTACATTATTCAAAGATTGAGAACATAAAGAATTATAAAGTCTAAGTTATTaacaacactacataatactTAATTCTTAATACTGTCATATTTGTTGGTAATTGATCGGTATGTCTAAAACCTTAATAGCCTAATCAGTTTGTGTAAGTAGAGTGTTGGTTGATGTCTTAAATGTGATGCCCTATATGTTGTCAATTCAATAAGAAAAAAAGCCTTGAAGTGGGCATATTCTAGGACCATCTAATTTAATCATATGGGCTATGGTATTTTTAGGGCTAATCTAGACAATAGTTTCAGTCAGGTCACATAAACGGCATATAATCCATTCTTGATATTTACCAGTCGTTCTTTCTTTCCTCGATAGCCTTCAATTACTTTATCTGTACATTTCATTCAAATTAGGGTTGAGAACTGCATTTGCAGATGTGTATGCATGCGTAAAATGTGACTAATAAATTGACATATTTAGAAGATGAGAAAAGTTTATTGTATTACAGTATAAACAGTTTCAAAAGTGATGCAATACATCGTCTGCAGTTCATTACAAATAGACTGAATTAATGGAACATGGCATGGTTGGTTTACAAAAAGTAGCATAGAGTCCACATTTGGAGCCATACCATCACTTGAAAATCTTGCTGATGTCCATGCCTACACAGTTCTATATGTTGTGTAGCTCAACAATGCTCGCTATTGAAGTGTATTTTCAGAATGACCTCGTGCACAGAGAACAAGAACTATTCACTTGTTCCAATAGCCTAATCAATAATAATTCCTGATTAGTGTCACATACATTTTCTAACAGGTCCATATGCCTCAGGTTTCCAAGGTTCAGAGAGGAATAATAAATAGTAGCCTAACAATTAATGCTgttacaaaaaaaatgttttaattccAGATCCACTTTTTACAGCATCATATAGTGCAATGGAGTGGAAAACGATCTGTAAAAACGGTTCAATTCGCATGAGACCATACAAAAATAATATGACATATACAGAAACATTTCCTCAAAGTATTTACAAGTCTCTCTGTAATGTCCATTTTACTTTTTCTTTGTGGCTTTCTTTGCTGCTGCCTTGGGTTTGGGTTTTGCAGCTTTGGCCTTCTTGGGCTTGGCTGCCCTGGCTGGCTTTGCCACCTTGGCTTTCTTTACGACTTTCTTGGGCTTTGGTGCCGCTTTCTTCGGGGACTTTTTCACTTTCTTTACTGACACTTTCGCTTTCTTGGCTTTTGCTGGTGATTTGGCCACCTTCTTGGGCTTTGCTACCTTCTTGGGCTTGGCGACTTTCACAGGCGACTTCTTTGGTTTCACAACGGCTTTAGCTTTAGGCGCCTTTTTGGTGTCCTCTGCTTTAGCCAGTTTGAAGGAGCCTGATGCGCCGATGCCTTTGGTGTGGCGCAGGACCCCGCCACTCACCATCCTCTTCAGAGACAGCTTAATCTGGGAATCGGCATTGTCTCCCACCTTGTAGTGGCTCTTGATGTACTTCTGGACAGATTGTCTGGACGCACCTCCACGGCTTTTGTCTGCCTGGACGGCCGCCATAATCATATCCGAGTATTTCGGGTGTGAAGCAGCTTTCTTGGGTGCCTTCGCCTTTTTAGCTTTTGGGGCTGGAGCTGCCACCGTCTCTGCCATTGTTGACTCTTAAAATTGGTTGAATATGCAGGTTCAGTTCGAGTATTCCCGGCAAACGTCTGTCACAGAGCGTCACACGTTTCTAAATTAATATTTCCAAACGTATAATATTCCAGAAAAGGTCCTGGTTTGTGAGAACGCAAAGCTTACAATAAAAAAAGTTGTGAGTACTATATATTTGACACACACGATGGAGCGTCACAGCTGATTGTCTCTTAATGTATATTATTCTACAAGCGCTCCTCTGACTTTATGAAGCCTAAGCGCGGACGTGATTGAGAACACCAACGGCCAGCAGCTGATCCAGCAGGCTCCATGGAACTCGCGCAGTCCCGTTTGTGTTTCTTCATCCTCGAACTCTTGCAAAATTTAAAAAGTCTGGCATTGCATACGTGTACAAAACCGCATGGTTTGAAAGTAGACAATTGGGGCTTCACTGTCATATAAATGTTTTTACATAATTCGCTGACCGACAAACTTTTATTTCCCGAAAACCTACCCGAAGCACAGCGCGTTGTGATCAATTTTGCAGAATTCCTATTAAATTGACCCAAACAGACGGAACCGAATAGAAAAATGACAAATGCATAATGAAGACGAATCAATACTTTAACGAATGCACATGGGTTGACCGATGCAAAAGCTAGTTTTTGCTTTTAATACACCGAAATAATTTTCGAACTAACACAGCCCGGCCATTGACTTTGAGTGACGTGGTTGAGATTATTTAGTGTTAAACCTCCTATAAATTAAATGACAGACTATCTGATGTATGGATGAAGCATCTGTTGTTAATATAGATTTATCTGGGATTTAGCGGAATGGTTACGTTTAATTTATTTGATGTTTTAAGGTGGAATGAGAAATAAACAAACGGGCACTATTGCTCCACGCGACTGTGCTCCTTTTGTCAGGAAAGTTGCCAACACCTCCAAAGATCTGGTTCTCTGATAATAATTCACGAAATCTGTCAATTTTCATAAAAGAATCATGATTGTCTGATATTTGATGGGGTATTCGCTCAAGTGTGAGTGCGACAACTATCTATATTAAACCACCCATCATTTAACATAGGGCGCATTGATGACATTCTTTTGTTCATTGGCTGGTAGGCAATAGGAGAGCCGATTGAACGACATAACTCATTTACGTGTGGATCATCACATATTTCCCATGGCTATACACGTATAATGCGCAGTGATATAGGCTACATTTGTTACAACAGGAAACATTCCAATTGGTTGTTTTTATTTTAGATTTTCATCTGATATAGTTCCCCTGTAGCCTAAACGCCATCTTGGATCCCTTAGTCAATCTCCTACTACTTTGTTTGTTCATTTTCTGCTATAAGTGCTTTATGACTGTTTACAATCAATTAATTTTTACCTGTTATTTTCATTATTCTgaatttcacatttacatttacatttaagtcatttagcagacgctcttatccagagcgaacaTCATAGACACTTTGCAGTTAATCCATAACGTCGCATAACATTGTCAAAAAGGTTTAGGCTAGCAGGTGATGTTTCCAGTATGAACAATTACTCAAGTCGTAGAATATCTAGTTGTGCCAAAATGCTGCTAATGTAGGCTATGTTCTATGTCATTTGAAAAtgttttgaaaatgtttttggaATACCCTGCACAGAGGGGCCAAGGCTATGCAGTGTTGCTGCATATgcgctccctccttctcccccttctgaCCCACTCgttctttccttctccctctccctgatgaGTAGCCTATGTATGTGAGAGTATGAGTAAGTGAGTGCTCATGAGGGGACGCGCTAAATGAACGAATGAATGCGCGCGCACTGTCGTTCGGTAATTTGTTGAACATTCCTGTTCACTGTCTTGTTGACGAGTGCCAGCAATTTGAGAGCAGAAGTGGTCGACCTCTTTCATTGCCTTCTTAATCGATATGTGTTTATTTCTTTTCATTATGGTCACAGAACTCTTAAACGTGTCGGGAGAAAGGTAGTTCTTCAGTCAGTGGTTATGCCTATGTGGTTTAGTCCTGAAAACAGCACCCACACGCACTTCTCGCACCAACAGACCACTCCCTCCCTTCACCGACAGAGGGACGTCTTTAACAATGGGCGGCCCGTTGTTGGGTCAACAGAATCCATCGCATTTTTTCTGTTGATTATCTTAACACTGTAATGGCGGTACTGAATCAGCAGTCAATGCGCCAACCGTAGGATTTTAGAATCAATTAATTGCCCCATGGCAACTGTAACTATGTCTTTACATGAATCTGTGTAGCTTAACAACAGGAAGTCCATTTGTAACACCTCGCAATCATTGCATAATAGTGCCATACTTCGGTCTTTGCTCCCGTTTCTGTGTCAGTTGTGATTGTAAAATAGTTCATTTACAAATATTAATTAATATAGGTGATGATTGTTAGAATTATCGAATTATTAATAATAAGTACATTATTAgctattattaattattattatcaatGCTTATTATTGCAGGTGTATGCTTTACTTCCAGACATCAACCACTTTTGCAGACAGTGCAGCCTACTGACAAAACACAATTGACTCGTTATTCAGCATTTCATATATGATAACTTCCTGACATgcccatatactgtatatacattgaacagaaatataaatgcaacatgcaacaatttcaaatattttactgagttacagttcatataaagaaatcagtcaatttaaatacatttattaggctctaatctattgatttaacatgactgggaaaacagatatgCATCAGTTGGTCACATATACCTCAAAAAAGGtaggtgtggatcagaaaaccagtcagtatctggtgtgaccaccatttacctcatgcagcatgacacagCTTCTTCGCATAgatttgtggcctgtggaatattgtcccactcctcttcaatggatgtgcaaagttgctggatattggctgtcatacactgcagtctagagcatcccacacatgctcaatgtgtgacatgtctggtgagtatgcaggccatgaaaaAACTGGGaatttttcagcttccaggaattgtgtagagatccttgtgacatggggctgttcattatcatgctgaaacatgaggcaaattctctaaaacaacattgaagccagcttatgttagagaaattaacattcaagtATCTGgccacagctctggtggacattcctgcagtcagcatgccaattgcacgcgccctcaaaacttgagacatctatggcattgtgttgtgtgacaggaATAGCAtttcaagaaactgattaaacagcatgatctttacacaggtgcatcttgtgctggggacaataaaaggccactcttaaatgtgcagttttgtcaggtggatggattatcttggcaaaggagaaatgctcactatgTAACACATTTGTGCAAACAATTTTAGgcaaataagctttttgtacatttctgggatattttcttcagctcatgaaacagggGACCAACatgttacatgttgtgtttttgttcagtgtaatagcGACATAATGCAGTGCCTGcatgttcttaaaataaagttcaCACTACTTTAAGAAGTAGGTAAGTGAGGTCTAAATTTGCACATAAAGGCCTACTTCAATATATTTGTAGTGGAGAACCACACATGTCCGAAATACTTTGTCTTAGTTAAGTCTAAATTCATCCCTTTGCCAACTAGTA
This genomic window from Oncorhynchus gorbuscha isolate QuinsamMale2020 ecotype Even-year linkage group LG07, OgorEven_v1.0, whole genome shotgun sequence contains:
- the LOC124039216 gene encoding histone H1.0-B-like, with amino-acid sequence MAETVAAPAPKAKKAKAPKKAASHPKYSDMIMAAVQADKSRGGASRQSVQKYIKSHYKVGDNADSQIKLSLKRMVSGGVLRHTKGIGASGSFKLAKAEDTKKAPKAKAVVKPKKSPVKVAKPKKVAKPKKVAKSPAKAKKAKVSVKKVKKSPKKAAPKPKKVVKKAKVAKPARAAKPKKAKAAKPKPKAAAKKATKKK